The proteins below come from a single Podarcis muralis chromosome 8, rPodMur119.hap1.1, whole genome shotgun sequence genomic window:
- the LOC144328760 gene encoding protocadherin beta-16-like, protein MRTMPCISGGEAGRMELHLKIRQVWSFSLYLCACIAMCESFRYSVPEEEKIGSLVANVLKDLRVDAKELSARRARLVSKSSKQYFQLDPHSGDVTVKDKIDRESLCGQNEPCILLSEIVLEKPLQLHRIEVQIEDVNDNSPKFSKNQFLLEISEQIPTNTRFPLEKAQDPDKGENAVQNYTLSPNEHFRLNVKNHSDGSKYAELVLEKPLDREVNPHIYLTLSAIDGGIPKRTGTTQLLIDILDANDNVPHFPQSEYNVKLMENSPLDTLVAKVEATDRDFGSYAHITYSFSEVPENVLRSFKLNKHTGELTVVGMTDYEETSSYEMHIKATDGGGLSAYCKVIVDIQDENDNAPEISITSITSPLTEDSPPDTVVALFSVTDVDSGDSGRTACTTEVNLPFVLKPTENNYYQLVTQQPLDREKVSEYNITITATDRGSPRLTSTRILHVEVSDVNDNPPVFEKPFYQMQLRENNIPGLLIGFVHAVDLDTAQNAKVTYSLLPGKVNDGPTSSYISINSETGNLYAIRSQDYEEVQDFQVTVRAVDSGSPPLSSEVPIRVQVVDENDNAPFILYPLQNGTSPSNDLVPRGAETGYLVTKVVAVDRDSAQNSWLSYQLLKATEPGLFTVGAQNGEVTTLRPVSSRDSFKQNLIVVVRDNGHPPQSTSATLRILLVDCFSDPYLKSVALPKEETVEEEDPSLTMYLIICLAAISSIFLISVVAFVVIKLQKREKFTGTYNSAANFPVGPDSQENSADPGAGSLSQAYNYEVCLAGGSLNSEFRFLRPLFPVFSVEPPNTQLNPRSSNDSEGVPSHAGESQHILQVRVPFEWFNFKFLSL, encoded by the coding sequence ATGAGGACAATGCCTTGCATTTCAGGAGGAGAGGCTGGGAGAATGGAATTGCACCTCAAGATCAGGCAAGTTTGGTCTTTTTCCCTGTATCTCTGTGCATGCATAGCAATGTGTGAGTCTTTCCGCTATTCAgtgccagaggaggagaaaattgGGTCTCTGGTAGCGAATGTGCTGAAGGATTTGAGAGTGGATGCAAAGGAGCTGTCTGCTCGGAGAGCCCGGCTGGTTTCTAAGAGCTCCAAGCAGTATTTCCAGCTGGATCCTCATTCTGGGGATGTGACAGTAAAGGATAAAATAGATCGGGAGTCCCTGTGTGGTCAGAATGAACCATGTATTCTACTGTCTGAAATTGTGCTGGAAAAGCCATTGCAGCTACACAGAATTGAAGTTCAGATAGAGGACGTGAATGATAATTCCCCCAAATTCTCTAAAAATCAATTCCTTCTTGAAATATCTGAGCAAATTCCAACAAATACCCGATTTCCTTTGGAGAAAGCTCAAGACCCGGACAAAGGAGAAAATGCTGTTCAGAACTACACCCTTAGTCCTAATGAACATTTTAGGCTGAACGTGAAAAATCACAGTGATGGTAGCAAATACGCAGAACTGGTGTTAGAGAAACCGCTAGACCGTGAGGTGAATCCACACATTTATCTTACTCTGTCAGCTATCGATGGGGGGATCCCAAAAAGAACTGGAACAACACAGCTTCTCATCGATATTCTGGATGCTAATGATAATGTACCTCATTTTCCACAATCTGAGTACAATGTGAAACTAATGGAAAACAGCCCATTGGATACATTGGTCGCAAAAGTGGAAGCCACTGACAGGGATTTTGGTTCCTATGCTCACATCACTTATTCCTTCAGTGAAGTTCCAGAAAATGTGTTGAGATCATTCAAGTTAAACAAACACACTGGGGAACTTACTGTTGTAGGGATGACTGACTATGAAGAAACCAGCAGTTATGAGATGCACATCAAAGCCACAGATGGAGGAGGGCTTTCGGCTTACTGCAAAGTAATTGTGGACATTCAAGATGAGAATGACAATGCCCCAGAGATATCAATCACTTCCATCACCAGTCCATTAACTGAGGACTCTCCCCCAGACACAGTGGTGGCCCTCTTCAGTGTCACAGATGTGGACTCTGGGGACAGTGGCAGAACTGCCTGCACCACTGAAGTCAACCTGCCATTTGTGCTCAAACCCACAGAGAACAACTATTACCAGCTGGTGACCCAACAACCACTGGACAGAGAAAAAGTCAGTGAATATAACATCACCATCACAGCCACAGACAGAGGCTCTCCCagactcacttccacaagaataCTTCATGTTGAAGTGTCAGATGTCAATGACAACCCTCCAGTCTTTGAAAAGCCATTCTATCAAATGCAGTTAAGAGAAAACAATATTCCTGGTCTTCTGATCGGTTTCGTCCATGCTGTTGATCTGGACACAGCGCAGAATGCCAAAGTGACCTACTCGCTTTTGCCTGGGAAAGTCAATGATGGCCCCACATCCTCTTACATCTCCATCAACTCTGAAACGGGGAACCTGTATGCCATTCGGTCTCAGGATTATGAGGAAGTACAAGATTTCCAGGTGACGGTGAGGGCTGTGGATTCAGGTTCCCCTCCACTGAGCTCCGAAGTTCCCATCCGCGTTCAGGTCGTGGATGAAAATGACAATGCCCCCTTCATCCTCTACCCTCTCCAGAATGGCACTTCCCCCTCGAATGACCTGGTTCCCCGAGGGGCAGAGACTGGCTACCTGGTCACCAAGGTGGTGGCTGTGGACAGGGATTCTGCGCAGAACTCTTGGCTTTCCTACCAGCTCCTGAAGGCCACAGAGCCGGGTCTCTTCACGGTGGGGGCCCAGAATGGAGAAGTGACCACCCTGAGGCCGGTCAGCAGCCGAGACAGCTTCAAGCAGAATCTGATTGTGGTGGTCCGAGACAACGGCCATCCTCCCCAGTCCACCTCTGCCACACTCAGAATCCTTCTAGTGGACTGCTTCTCTGACCCTTATCTGAAAAGTGTGGCTCTCCCAAAGGAGGAAACGGTGGAGGAGGAAGACCCCAGCCTGACGATGTATCTGATCATCTGCTTGGCTGCCATCTCAAGCATCTTTCTCATTTCCGTAGTGGCGTTTGTTGTAATCAAGTTGCAGAAACGTGAAAAGTTCACAGGAACCTACAACTCTGCAGCCAATTTCCCGGTGGGACCTGATTCCCAGGAGAACTCTGCAGATCCTGGTGCTGGATCTCTATCTCAGGCTTACAACTATGAGGTGTGCTTAGCTGGTGGGTCTCTGAACAGCGAGTTCAGGTTTCTCAGGCCCCTGTTTCCTGTTTTCTCTGTGGAGCCTCCTAACACTCAGCTGAATCCAAGGAGTTCCAATGATTCTGAAGGAGTCCCCAGTCATGCAGGTGAAAGTCAACATATCCTCCAGGTGAGAGTACCATTTGAATGGTTTAATttcaaatttctctctctctag